In Leptospiraceae bacterium, one genomic interval encodes:
- a CDS encoding NAD-glutamate dehydrogenase, protein MSTITNTFIQAFNKSIGSIYLDFYLNNEVEFLQAELWQCFEESNATAPVFTKSYDLKIDDPLLRINLHCIVIVCNSMPFFAANIRSLFHKTNLPINRSLHFHPEKGKEFYYIEIQTKEKTIIDQVKTAVHSSYKKIQKLISEFSIFKERLESIPNIRLSDKSQLIDWLLKKGLVWEGACIQKSGKEIEQYGVVADNNNYLEWFTNLKTQSETILLECKETQTESFLGDNPFFCICLIHKDFKILFLGSFTLHAQTLGIIEIPFFSDRFKEFLSKENIEYSSGLGRTVRRIFNSLPVEILFLMPELAYLSLFKVIIEQSLKTENRSNGLLINEDLALILTTIPEKNWLESKLSESENLVRDILPEANVKSYHILLTNSVQCYHLIRSNQNSKQKLFEISSQIEYLFRPWIEIIKTKWEDRFKETPFPNKIEFRKDYIATHDPEKAVYDLGLVQRLNGARVIFNIEETNTNATLVEAVTREKEFNLSMWVNALSSFGLSAISQRVYRFTCNEKIYSKTEFFFDTFPNTNQLYERLKNALTYTMQGKLSVDSLSALILKTKLDSNGILFLKSIREYCLQTNPSFNASDFNEILLTYPEFSEEVWKYFYCKFKEGIMRKESITKELADKAKTIREDEVLNSIRTAVLAILRTNFFGTRVEKNFGKQSGLDRVAVAYKIDSSIPISLPLPRPFREIFVYSSLFQGIHLRGGAVARGGLRFSDRPSDFRTEILSLMKTQMVKNTVIVPVGSKGGFVLSKNQYAKSELSMVEAYKAYVASLLSLTDNRKASDKLFFADIAGPFAYDDFDPYLVVAADKGTAQLSDTANAISIQENFWLGDAFASGGSRGYSHKEYGITAKGALVTADRHLRNLDIDYLKDPITVVGIGDMGGDVFGNGLIHSKAFKLVAAFNHKHIFLDPNPDLEKSFEERKRLFNSKSSGWDNYNSSLLSQGGGVFLKTEKSIPISIEIQKVLGITENSLSGSALISAILKAPVDLLYNGGIGTYVKSESEENSKVGDPSNNDVRINGSQLRARVVSEGGNLGFTQLGRIEYALKGGNIYTDALDNSAGVDLSDHEVNLKIFFSHLEEIGQIANDEERDDNLKDIVNEVCKNVLMDNSLQSLGVDTDYAESIVKGWDSFIKGSQSLISKKILHPGTEKIPSTVVDWEKWKSQNKGNSEACPLRLAFLC, encoded by the coding sequence ATGAGCACAATTACAAATACATTCATACAGGCATTTAACAAATCAATAGGTAGTATTTACTTAGATTTTTATTTGAATAACGAAGTAGAATTTTTACAAGCTGAATTGTGGCAATGCTTTGAAGAATCGAATGCGACTGCTCCGGTATTTACCAAATCTTACGATTTAAAAATAGATGATCCACTTCTAAGAATTAATTTACATTGCATTGTTATTGTTTGCAATTCGATGCCTTTCTTTGCGGCTAATATTCGTTCGCTCTTTCATAAAACAAATCTTCCAATCAATCGAAGTCTTCACTTTCATCCCGAAAAAGGAAAAGAATTTTACTATATTGAAATTCAAACCAAAGAAAAAACAATCATTGATCAGGTTAAAACTGCTGTTCATTCTTCCTATAAAAAAATTCAAAAACTGATTTCAGAATTTTCGATTTTTAAAGAAAGATTAGAATCTATTCCAAACATTAGACTTTCCGACAAATCGCAATTAATAGATTGGCTTTTAAAAAAAGGTCTGGTATGGGAAGGTGCTTGCATACAAAAGTCAGGCAAAGAGATTGAGCAATATGGAGTTGTAGCGGATAATAATAATTATCTCGAATGGTTTACCAATTTAAAAACTCAATCCGAGACAATTTTACTGGAATGTAAGGAAACACAAACGGAGAGCTTCTTAGGTGACAATCCATTCTTTTGTATTTGCTTAATTCACAAAGATTTTAAAATTCTTTTTCTAGGAAGTTTTACCTTACATGCCCAGACTCTTGGTATAATTGAAATTCCATTTTTCTCTGACCGATTCAAAGAATTTCTATCAAAGGAAAATATCGAATACTCTTCAGGCCTTGGACGAACGGTTCGCAGAATCTTTAATTCTCTTCCTGTGGAAATTTTATTCCTTATGCCTGAATTAGCTTACCTCTCTTTATTTAAAGTAATCATTGAACAATCTCTAAAAACAGAAAACCGTTCGAATGGACTTCTAATAAACGAAGATCTCGCACTGATTCTAACAACAATTCCGGAGAAGAATTGGCTTGAATCAAAGCTTAGTGAATCAGAAAATCTTGTAAGAGATATTCTACCAGAGGCTAATGTCAAATCCTATCATATTTTACTTACGAATTCCGTTCAATGTTACCATTTAATCAGATCCAATCAGAATTCAAAGCAGAAGCTATTCGAGATTAGCTCCCAAATAGAGTATTTATTTAGACCCTGGATTGAAATCATTAAAACAAAATGGGAAGATCGTTTTAAGGAAACTCCTTTCCCGAATAAGATAGAATTTAGAAAGGATTATATTGCAACGCATGATCCGGAGAAGGCAGTTTACGATTTGGGTTTAGTCCAAAGACTAAATGGTGCGAGAGTAATTTTTAATATTGAGGAAACTAACACAAATGCAACTCTAGTAGAAGCCGTTACAAGAGAAAAAGAATTCAATTTATCTATGTGGGTAAATGCATTAAGCTCATTTGGATTATCTGCGATTTCTCAAAGAGTTTATCGATTTACCTGCAATGAAAAAATCTATTCTAAAACAGAATTCTTTTTTGACACTTTTCCAAATACAAATCAGTTATATGAACGATTAAAAAATGCACTTACCTATACAATGCAAGGAAAATTGTCAGTTGATTCTTTATCGGCGTTAATCTTAAAAACCAAATTGGATTCAAATGGAATTTTATTTTTAAAATCAATCCGTGAGTATTGCTTACAAACGAATCCTTCTTTCAATGCCAGCGATTTTAATGAGATACTTTTAACATACCCTGAATTCTCGGAAGAGGTTTGGAAGTATTTCTACTGCAAATTTAAAGAAGGTATAATGCGTAAAGAATCTATAACAAAAGAACTAGCAGATAAGGCGAAAACAATTCGCGAAGACGAAGTTCTAAATTCTATTCGCACTGCCGTGCTAGCCATTTTAAGAACAAATTTCTTTGGAACTCGTGTCGAAAAAAACTTTGGTAAGCAAAGCGGATTAGATAGAGTAGCCGTTGCATACAAAATAGATAGCTCCATTCCAATTAGCCTTCCATTGCCTCGCCCATTTAGAGAAATATTTGTCTATTCCTCTTTATTTCAAGGAATTCATTTACGCGGGGGTGCTGTCGCAAGAGGAGGACTTCGTTTTTCAGATAGACCTTCTGATTTTAGAACAGAGATACTATCTCTAATGAAAACTCAAATGGTGAAGAATACTGTTATCGTGCCCGTCGGATCTAAAGGAGGATTTGTATTAAGTAAAAATCAATATGCAAAAAGTGAATTGTCAATGGTGGAGGCTTACAAGGCGTATGTCGCTTCCCTACTCTCTTTAACCGATAACAGAAAGGCTAGCGATAAACTTTTCTTTGCAGATATCGCAGGACCATTTGCCTACGATGACTTTGATCCGTATCTAGTTGTGGCGGCTGATAAGGGCACAGCACAGCTTTCCGATACAGCCAATGCAATTTCTATCCAAGAAAATTTCTGGCTTGGAGATGCATTTGCCTCCGGTGGCTCGCGAGGCTACTCACATAAAGAGTATGGAATCACCGCAAAAGGAGCATTAGTCACAGCAGATAGACATCTGCGTAACCTGGATATTGATTATTTAAAAGATCCAATTACAGTTGTGGGTATTGGTGATATGGGAGGAGATGTTTTTGGAAATGGACTCATTCACTCAAAGGCTTTTAAACTAGTCGCTGCATTTAATCATAAGCATATTTTTCTAGATCCAAACCCCGATTTAGAAAAAAGCTTTGAAGAAAGAAAAAGATTATTCAATTCGAAATCCTCTGGTTGGGATAATTATAATTCTTCGCTTTTGTCCCAAGGCGGCGGCGTATTCTTAAAGACAGAAAAATCCATTCCAATTTCTATTGAGATTCAAAAGGTTTTGGGGATAACAGAAAATAGCCTTTCCGGCTCAGCTTTAATCTCTGCCATCCTAAAAGCTCCCGTTGATTTACTATACAATGGTGGCATTGGAACCTATGTTAAATCAGAATCAGAAGAAAACTCCAAAGTAGGAGACCCTTCCAACAATGATGTGCGAATCAATGGTTCTCAGCTACGCGCAAGAGTGGTAAGCGAAGGGGGTAATCTTGGTTTTACGCAACTCGGAAGAATAGAGTATGCGTTAAAGGGTGGAAACATCTACACAGATGCATTAGACAATTCAGCAGGAGTTGACTTATCCGACCATGAAGTGAACCTTAAAATTTTCTTTTCTCATTTAGAAGAAATAGGACAAATCGCAAATGACGAAGAGCGAGATGACAATTTAAAAGACATTGTAAATGAAGTTTGTAAGAATGTATTAATGGATAATTCTTTACAAAGCCTTGGGGTAGACACTGATTATGCGGAGTCCATAGTTAAGGGCTGGGATTCATTTATTAAGGGATCTCAAAGCTTGATTTCCAAGAAAATACTTCACCCGGGAACAGAAAAAATTCCATCTACTGTAGTGGATTGGGAAAAATGGAAATCGCAAAACAAAGGGAATTCCGAAGCCTGTCCTTTGCGTCTTGCTTTCCTATGCTAA
- a CDS encoding DUF3592 domain-containing protein — protein MSSYLDRISLLGLFFFLSCITFGPKKSEMQSVTGIIIKSYVEKKHKYRSVYKGHNDFYPRVEYEYEVDGKMYQAERIGFWNNAYNSQAKAETITNSYPVGKEVIVYYEKENPTKAFLEVEDDTSEED, from the coding sequence ATGTCATCATATTTGGATCGGATATCTCTTTTGGGCTTGTTCTTTTTTCTTTCTTGTATTACCTTTGGACCTAAAAAATCAGAAATGCAATCAGTCACGGGAATAATTATAAAATCCTATGTCGAGAAAAAACATAAATACAGAAGTGTTTACAAGGGGCATAATGATTTTTACCCCCGTGTCGAGTATGAGTATGAAGTAGATGGGAAAATGTATCAGGCAGAAAGAATTGGATTTTGGAATAACGCCTATAACTCGCAAGCAAAAGCAGAAACTATTACAAATTCTTATCCAGTAGGCAAAGAAGTCATTGTTTATTATGAAAAAGAAAATCCAACTAAAGCCTTTCTCGAAGTAGAAGATGATACAAGCGAAGAGGATTAG
- a CDS encoding ATP-binding domain-containing protein produces MPEFIPPLPKDFHGSMGEKIVYDAFRTLPDNYMVFHSFAWTEEENKSFHKQGEADFLIYDPSRGLLVIEVKSGEITIENEEWFQTGFDGRRRLMHKNPYFQAEESKFYILKQILERRLPRGEKCPINTCLFFPQLIFQRANLPSYLKRDFILDNSNLPNINKGIDHVFQYYNAHLHISLSESSRENIKKWLNPYFKLVPVQKWDMEVREEQFLRLTKEQSLLLDFLEEQDRAVIGGGAGTGKTILAVEHARRLAINNEKVLFLVYNSLLKKNITEEHFKYDTNIQVHSFFGLSEIYEHSLVEKRQRASKFIEDILSKKVILPYSHMIIDEGQDFDEEWLSALETSIPGKFFVYYDKSQMVHKEASALPQWLREAECRLVLKNNCRNTKQIAITANSFIRIENLKFKNEIEGPEPTWIECVDNRDLLTNTISIVSEKISKENIFPEQIILATTIAMDSSYLGQLSFIHNIPVTRDRIKKQIQKTTIRKFKGLEADILLLVDVDFSEINSEAWRKLLYTASSRAKHELYILSKKVTGFTIDGKSYSAKEARKYIKQTFKLHKVE; encoded by the coding sequence ATGCCCGAATTCATTCCTCCCCTACCCAAAGACTTTCACGGAAGTATGGGAGAAAAAATAGTCTATGATGCTTTTAGAACTCTACCTGATAATTATATGGTATTTCATTCTTTTGCCTGGACAGAAGAAGAAAATAAATCCTTCCATAAACAAGGAGAAGCAGATTTTCTAATTTATGATCCGAGCCGTGGACTTCTAGTAATCGAAGTAAAGTCCGGCGAGATCACTATCGAAAACGAAGAATGGTTTCAAACTGGATTCGATGGTCGCCGTCGGCTAATGCATAAAAACCCCTACTTCCAGGCAGAAGAATCCAAATTTTATATTCTAAAACAAATCTTAGAGAGAAGACTCCCACGCGGCGAGAAGTGCCCAATTAATACCTGTCTATTTTTTCCCCAACTCATTTTTCAGAGGGCTAATCTACCATCTTATCTAAAAAGAGATTTTATACTGGATAATTCCAATTTGCCTAACATCAACAAAGGAATTGATCATGTCTTTCAGTATTACAATGCTCACTTGCATATAAGTCTATCTGAAAGTTCTAGAGAGAATATTAAAAAATGGCTCAATCCTTATTTCAAACTTGTCCCCGTACAAAAATGGGATATGGAAGTTAGAGAAGAGCAGTTTTTACGTTTAACGAAAGAACAGTCTCTATTGTTAGATTTTCTAGAAGAGCAAGATCGCGCTGTCATCGGGGGAGGTGCCGGAACCGGTAAAACGATATTAGCCGTTGAACATGCAAGAAGACTTGCCATAAATAATGAAAAGGTTTTATTTTTAGTCTACAACTCTTTACTTAAAAAAAATATCACAGAAGAACACTTTAAATACGATACAAACATTCAAGTGCATAGTTTCTTTGGACTTTCAGAAATTTACGAGCACAGCTTAGTTGAGAAAAGACAAAGAGCAAGCAAATTTATTGAAGACATACTTTCCAAGAAAGTGATTCTCCCCTATTCTCATATGATTATAGACGAGGGACAAGACTTCGACGAAGAGTGGTTATCCGCTCTTGAAACATCAATCCCCGGAAAATTCTTTGTATATTACGATAAGAGCCAAATGGTTCATAAGGAGGCATCCGCTTTACCTCAGTGGTTACGAGAAGCTGAATGCAGACTAGTCTTAAAAAATAATTGTCGAAACACAAAGCAAATTGCGATAACTGCAAATTCTTTTATTCGCATCGAAAATCTAAAGTTTAAAAATGAAATTGAAGGACCAGAACCTACTTGGATTGAATGTGTGGATAATAGAGATTTACTTACTAATACTATTTCTATTGTAAGTGAAAAAATATCTAAAGAGAATATTTTCCCCGAACAAATCATACTAGCTACCACCATTGCAATGGACTCGTCTTATTTAGGGCAACTTTCGTTTATCCACAATATACCTGTTACAAGAGACAGAATTAAGAAGCAAATTCAAAAAACAACCATTCGTAAATTTAAAGGGCTGGAAGCAGATATTTTATTGCTTGTAGATGTTGACTTTTCTGAAATCAATTCCGAAGCATGGCGCAAACTCTTATATACCGCTTCTTCTAGAGCAAAGCATGAACTCTATATTTTGTCAAAGAAAGTGACCGGATTTACGATCGATGGAAAATCTTACTCTGCCAAAGAAGCCCGCAAATACATTAAGCAGACATTTAAGCTTCATAAAGTTGAATAA
- a CDS encoding hemolysin III family protein: MTKEEKVNVYTHAMGACMSLIGAGILLFFAFATNDFWKILSSLIYGISLVALFTVSSLYHSREGKAKDLFQKLDHIAIFYLIAGTYTPFILVNFRDGMGPIILSIVWLLAVIGTVVKIFFTGKFDFLSTMIYLAAGWTVLLDIKNLITTFHPQGLLWLAAGGLLYTGGVFFYLKESIPRNHEIWHGFVLGGAGCHYITVLFYVL, encoded by the coding sequence ATGACAAAAGAAGAAAAGGTCAATGTTTATACACACGCAATGGGTGCGTGTATGAGTTTAATAGGAGCTGGAATATTATTATTTTTCGCATTTGCCACAAACGATTTTTGGAAAATTCTAAGTTCACTCATCTATGGCATAAGCTTGGTAGCATTATTTACGGTCTCCAGTTTATATCACTCCAGAGAAGGCAAAGCCAAAGATTTATTTCAAAAATTAGATCATATCGCCATATTCTATTTAATCGCCGGAACTTATACTCCCTTCATCCTTGTAAATTTTCGAGATGGAATGGGACCAATCATTTTAAGCATTGTGTGGTTACTCGCAGTCATTGGCACTGTGGTTAAGATTTTCTTTACTGGAAAATTTGATTTTCTTTCTACCATGATTTATCTTGCCGCAGGTTGGACAGTTCTACTCGACATTAAAAATTTAATAACTACATTTCATCCGCAAGGTTTATTGTGGTTAGCCGCAGGGGGTCTTCTCTATACAGGCGGAGTATTCTTCTATTTGAAAGAATCAATTCCCCGCAACCATGAAATCTGGCACGGTTTCGTATTGGGAGGAGCAGGATGCCACTACATTACAGTGCTTTTTTATGTTCTCTAA
- a CDS encoding ankyrin repeat domain-containing protein: MKTTFRIITITILSLSFVTEITADPTSDLLNAAHNGDYLKTETAIKAGADVNAKGNDEYPFLGRTALMIASEKGQLEIIKLLIQNNADINAKDNKDKTVLMYASKTNSSEIIQLLLNSNADLNTFQTTDSEINFKKFMVHLSIVYLLPEKEKKQCLNELLIKMDARKNEYHGFYFTFQWFILKSIGDESNTKKADELFKQTKIISLKDDSIGIHKNLFYLLVKYYFLQNQYEEVKQVSFFLDLFYKEQLAREKELSELVYKALESKKEFTVLQTPKSSNPILTIQNGHSDEIKKIVFSSVSKNFISLSNGEIKYWDIDGNLLWSQSVDGDMIRSISINDTYISILTKNRYLSLLNNQGHNLFQLKKDDDLSEEAGLYCDSSKIFLNDDIGLDISKLSKIGISNPPKENSDNFK, from the coding sequence ATGAAAACAACGTTTCGCATAATCACAATTACTATACTGTCATTATCCTTTGTCACTGAAATCACTGCTGACCCTACATCGGATCTGCTCAATGCAGCGCATAATGGCGATTATCTAAAAACAGAGACAGCGATAAAAGCGGGGGCTGATGTGAATGCGAAAGGTAACGATGAATATCCATTCCTCGGAAGAACAGCTCTCATGATAGCGTCCGAAAAAGGTCAACTAGAAATTATAAAGCTTCTCATCCAAAACAATGCTGATATAAATGCAAAGGATAATAAGGATAAAACGGTTTTGATGTATGCTTCTAAAACCAATTCTAGTGAAATCATTCAACTTCTTTTAAATAGTAATGCAGATTTGAACACATTTCAAACAACTGATTCGGAAATTAATTTTAAAAAATTTATGGTACATCTAAGCATTGTCTATCTTTTGCCCGAAAAGGAAAAAAAACAATGTCTAAATGAATTGCTTATTAAAATGGATGCCCGGAAAAATGAGTATCATGGATTTTATTTTACATTTCAATGGTTCATTTTAAAAAGTATTGGTGACGAAAGTAATACTAAGAAAGCAGATGAATTATTTAAACAAACGAAAATTATTTCCTTAAAAGATGATTCGATTGGTATTCATAAAAATTTATTCTACTTATTGGTAAAATATTATTTTCTACAAAATCAATATGAAGAAGTAAAGCAGGTTTCATTTTTTTTAGATTTATTTTATAAAGAACAGTTGGCAAGAGAAAAAGAACTTTCTGAACTTGTTTACAAAGCATTGGAATCCAAAAAAGAATTCACAGTTCTGCAAACTCCAAAGAGCAGTAACCCAATCCTTACGATTCAAAATGGTCATAGTGATGAAATAAAGAAAATTGTCTTTTCTAGTGTTTCTAAAAATTTTATATCTCTATCAAATGGTGAAATAAAATATTGGGATATTGATGGAAATTTGCTATGGAGTCAATCAGTAGACGGTGACATGATTCGAAGTATATCAATTAATGATACGTATATTTCAATTCTTACTAAAAATAGATATTTATCTCTTTTGAATAACCAAGGTCATAATTTATTTCAATTAAAAAAAGACGATGACTTGTCAGAAGAAGCAGGCTTATATTGCGACTCTTCAAAAATTTTCTTAAATGATGATATTGGATTAGATATTTCTAAATTATCAAAGATAGGAATATCTAATCCTCCGAAAGAAAATTCAGATAACTTCAAATAA